The segment CGCATGGTCCGACTCTGCTTTAACGTTGTTGCTGCCGACCGAGCAGCAATCGTCTCTTCAAGCCACACGCCTCCGACTGACGCATAACGACAGACATTGCACGGAACGCCAACCTTTAACTAGACATCTGACGGACGCGCTGGCTCATCCGAAAAACAACCACAGAACCCGGGATCGTCGCGCTGTGGAAAACTTATCGCTTGGCGTTGAACGAACCGTCAATTCCGAATCGCCCGTCGGCTGGAGCGCCAATCTGATCAAAAATTTTGTGTTGGTGACGCAAGATCTCACCGTTGACCAAATACATCACGTCTTCCGCAATGTTCGTTGCATGGTCGCCGATACGTTCAATAATTCGTGAGGCGGAGAAGATGTGAAGTTGCCCGCTAAGTAAATCCGAAGCTTGTTTCATCTGATCCGTGATGCTGACAATCAGTTCACGATTCATTGCGTCCAACTGATCGTCGCGGTGGCAAACTCTTTGCGCCAGTGCAACATCCTTCTCCTGCAAGGCCCGATGCGCATCGCGAACCATACTGAGCGAATAGCGAACCATCTCCGCCAGTTCGGTCGGAATTGCCAATTGCTCATATTCGCGCAATGCTTCGGCGCGTTCGGTGAGGTTCAACGCGAGGTCGCCGATTCTTTCCAGGTCGCCATTGACCTTCAAGATCGTCGCAGCCAGCCGCAAATCGGAAGCCGCAGGGTGGTGCAGGGCGATCGTCGCCAGACAGGCTTCCTCAATTTTGACTTCGCGATCATTGATCGTTCGCTCCAGAGTCTGCACCTGAGCCACCGCGTCGTCACAACGGTCTTCAATACTCCTGAGCCCCAACTCAACCATCTCCTCAACCTGCTCTGATTGAAGTAAAAGCTCGTCGAGAATATTTGCCAGTATCTTTTCCAAACGTGTCATCATGCCCTCCAAGACCAAATGTTAAGACTTCTTAACACGCTTCATATTAGAAAGAT is part of the Mariniblastus fucicola genome and harbors:
- the phoU gene encoding phosphate signaling complex protein PhoU, whose translation is MTRLEKILANILDELLLQSEQVEEMVELGLRSIEDRCDDAVAQVQTLERTINDREVKIEEACLATIALHHPAASDLRLAATILKVNGDLERIGDLALNLTERAEALREYEQLAIPTELAEMVRYSLSMVRDAHRALQEKDVALAQRVCHRDDQLDAMNRELIVSITDQMKQASDLLSGQLHIFSASRIIERIGDHATNIAEDVMYLVNGEILRHQHKIFDQIGAPADGRFGIDGSFNAKR